The genomic stretch TATCATGATTACGTCTCTTATTGGTGGCCTACAGCTATTTGATTTACCAATGTTACTAACGGATGGAGTTGGTTCTCCAGATGGTGCTCTAAATACGATGGTGCTCTATTTATATAATCAAGCTTTTAAATACAATAACTACGGCTATGCATCAGCAGTTGCCTACGGATTATTTATCATTACCGTTATTTTCTCTATTTTTGTCTTCAAAGGAATGTACGGTAGCCAAAATAAAAAGGAAAAGCAGGTGTAATCAATGATAGAACGACCTGTGGTGAATAAAAGTAAGCAAAGTCAATCGTTAGAGACTAAGGTTTCAGTTAAAGCCCCCGGATCTGGAAAAGCAAAAGCAATCAAGTTGTTTATTTACGCAGCGCTTATCCTTTTAGCGGTCATTTGTTTTATTCCATTCTTTATGATGATGATTAATGCTACGCGATCAAATGAAGAAATCTTGACTGGATTTCAACTTCTTCCAGGCTCTTCATTAATGGAAAACTATGAAACGATGCTGCAATATATCAACATATGGACAGGATTTAAAAATAGCTTAATTATTTCAGTCCTTGTCACTGTGCTATCAGGATACTTCTCAGCTTTAACTGCTTATGGATTTGCTTTTTATACGTTTAAAGGGAAAAATTTCTTGTTTGTCTTCATGCTTGTCATGATGATGGTACCTGGACAGCTTGGTTTAATTGGCTTTTATGAGCTAAGTAAAAATCTTGGAATTCTAGATACGTTTATTCCACTCATTGTCCCGGCCGTTGCAAGCCCGTTTGTAGTGTTCTTTTTAAAACAATACATTCAAACGACGCTTCATCCGAGCTTAATTGAAGCATCACGAATTGATGGAGCGAGCGAGCTAACCATTTTTCATCGAGTAGCCATGCCGATCATGATGCCAGCAATTGCGACGATGTCTATCTTTACGTTCATTGGATCATGGAACAACTATATTACACCATTGGTTGTGTTATTCTCTCCAGAAAAGTTTACTTTACCAGTGCTCATGGGCTTTTTGAAAGGTTCTCAAGTTGCTCAGAACCTAGGTTCACTTTATTTAGGTATTGCGATATCTGTTGTACCAATTATGGTCGCATTTTTATTTCTATCAAAATACATTGTTAACAGCATTTCAGCAGGGTCTATTAAAGAATAGGGGGATTATCGGATGAAATTTCACAAAGGATTTACGTTTGGAACGGCAACATCTGCTTATCAAATTGAAGGGGCATATTTAGAAGACGGAAGAACAGCTTCTATCTGGGACGTGTTTTGTGATATACCAGGAAAAGTACATAAGGGGCATAACGGTAATGTAGCTTGTGACCACTATCACCGCTTTGAAGAAGATGTGGATCAAATTAAAAAGCTAGGAGTCGATACATACCGCTTTTCAATTTCTTGGCCACGAATTTTTCCAAAGAAAGGCGTGTTTAACAAGCAGGGAATGGAGTTCTACAAACGTTTGATTAAAAAACTACGTACAGAAAACATTAAGCCAGCCGTAACGCTTTATCATTGGGATTTGCCGGTGTGGGCCCATGAAGAAGGAGGATGGACGAATCGAGAATCTGTTCAATGGTTTATGGATTATGCACGCGTATGCTTCCAAGAATTAGATGCGGATATCGACTCTTGGATTACTCATAATGAGCCATGGTGCGCAGCTTTTCTCGGTTATCATCAAGGTGTTCATGCACCAGGGCATCAAAACATGGAAGAAGCACTAAAAGCAGCTCATCATATTTTAG from Bacillus sp. 1780r2a1 encodes the following:
- a CDS encoding carbohydrate ABC transporter permease — encoded protein: MIERPVVNKSKQSQSLETKVSVKAPGSGKAKAIKLFIYAALILLAVICFIPFFMMMINATRSNEEILTGFQLLPGSSLMENYETMLQYINIWTGFKNSLIISVLVTVLSGYFSALTAYGFAFYTFKGKNFLFVFMLVMMMVPGQLGLIGFYELSKNLGILDTFIPLIVPAVASPFVVFFLKQYIQTTLHPSLIEASRIDGASELTIFHRVAMPIMMPAIATMSIFTFIGSWNNYITPLVVLFSPEKFTLPVLMGFLKGSQVAQNLGSLYLGIAISVVPIMVAFLFLSKYIVNSISAGSIKE